A window of Holophagales bacterium contains these coding sequences:
- a CDS encoding UDP-N-acetylmuramate--L-alanine ligase encodes MSGLAEILSSVGLTVTGSDLREGEETLRLRALGIPVFAAGHRAEHVAGADVVVYSSAVAEDNPELVAARIAGVPVIKRAEMLAEVMRVKTGIAIAGSHGKTTTTSMTGSILQAAGLDPTIVVGGRVRAMGTNACLGKGEYLVAEADEFDRSFLRLRPIVAVVNNIDLEHLDTYRDLADLKASFTEFASTVPFFGAALLGLDDPNVQEIRPLLASRVRVGTFGLTPQADVTARDLALERTGSRFTAVAEGEVIGPVEVSLPGLHNVKNALAAIAIARELDVPFEACVKALSTFAGVARRFERKGERDGVLVVDDYAHHPTEVSATLGAARQAYPERRLVVLFQPHLFTRTRDQAAGFGAALLAADAVYVLPVYPSREAPIPGVTARLVSDAARTRGHRSVVDLDVRSEVVARLRDDLKEGDLLVTMGAGDVNRLGEEFLGTGGPA; translated from the coding sequence ATGTCCGGCCTCGCCGAGATCCTCTCGAGCGTCGGCCTGACCGTCACCGGGTCGGACCTGCGCGAGGGGGAGGAGACCCTCAGGCTCAGGGCTCTCGGCATCCCGGTCTTCGCGGCGGGGCACCGCGCCGAGCACGTGGCCGGGGCCGACGTCGTCGTCTACTCCTCCGCCGTCGCCGAGGACAACCCCGAGCTCGTCGCGGCACGGATCGCCGGAGTCCCCGTCATCAAGCGGGCCGAGATGCTCGCCGAGGTGATGAGGGTGAAGACCGGCATCGCCATCGCCGGCTCGCACGGAAAGACGACGACGACCTCGATGACGGGTTCGATCCTCCAGGCGGCCGGCCTCGACCCGACGATCGTCGTCGGCGGGCGGGTCCGCGCGATGGGAACGAACGCCTGCCTCGGCAAGGGTGAGTACCTCGTGGCCGAGGCCGACGAGTTCGACCGCTCGTTCCTCAGGCTCCGGCCGATCGTGGCGGTCGTCAACAACATCGACCTCGAGCACCTCGACACCTACCGCGACCTGGCCGACCTGAAGGCCTCCTTCACCGAGTTCGCCTCGACCGTTCCCTTCTTCGGCGCGGCGCTCCTCGGCCTCGACGACCCGAACGTCCAGGAGATACGGCCGCTGCTGGCGAGCCGCGTGCGCGTCGGGACGTTCGGCCTGACGCCCCAGGCCGACGTGACGGCCCGCGACCTGGCCCTCGAGAGGACTGGCTCGCGCTTCACGGCCGTCGCGGAGGGCGAGGTGATCGGTCCCGTCGAGGTCTCTCTCCCGGGCCTGCACAACGTGAAGAACGCGCTGGCGGCGATCGCCATCGCGCGCGAGCTCGACGTGCCGTTCGAGGCGTGCGTCAAGGCGCTCTCGACCTTCGCGGGCGTGGCCCGCCGCTTCGAGCGGAAGGGCGAGCGGGACGGCGTCCTCGTCGTCGACGACTACGCCCACCACCCGACGGAGGTCTCGGCGACGCTCGGCGCCGCGCGGCAGGCGTACCCGGAGCGGCGCCTCGTCGTCCTCTTCCAGCCGCACCTCTTCACGCGGACGCGCGACCAGGCGGCCGGCTTCGGCGCGGCCCTCCTGGCGGCCGACGCCGTCTACGTCCTCCCCGTCTACCCGTCGCGCGAGGCGCCGATCCCCGGTGTCACGGCCCGCCTCGTCTCGGACGCGGCGCGCACGCGCGGCCACCGCAGCGTCGTCGATCTGGACGTCCGCTCCGAGGTCGTCGCCCGCCTCCGGGACGACCTGAAGGAGGGCGACCTCCTCGTGACGATGGGCGCGGGCGACGTCAACCGCCTCGGCGAAGAGTTCCTCGGGACGGGGGGGCCGGCGTGA
- the ftsW gene encoding putative lipid II flippase FtsW has protein sequence MARKLAIDRLLFAPVVALVAMGLLMIYSASAMQIYSPSAGGPSQPLYFVFKQGIAVLLGGLLTIGLMKLDYRRLNDPRLVAMGLSLLAAALVAALLSAPINGTRRWISLGVMTVQPSEFAKIGLVVALAALLSRREGELDDVKRTLLPVAGLLAVLGGLVLLQPDFGTALSYFAIAAAMLFYAGLRLGWFAAGALLALPALVAYAWSAPYRRARILSFLHPESDPQGSGYQALQSLIAVGTGGVTGLGLGDGKQKLFFLPYPYTDFIYAIVGEELGLIGCVIVLGLFGLLFARGMRAAVNAPDAFGRLLGVGLAVMIVVQALVNISVVLALLPTKGIPLPFLSYGGSALWADLIAVGILLNVSQHAP, from the coding sequence GTGGCGCGCAAGCTCGCCATCGACCGTCTCCTCTTCGCCCCGGTCGTCGCCCTCGTCGCGATGGGCCTCCTGATGATCTACAGCGCCTCGGCGATGCAGATCTACTCCCCGTCGGCCGGAGGCCCGTCGCAGCCGCTCTACTTCGTCTTCAAGCAGGGCATCGCCGTCCTCCTCGGCGGGCTGCTCACGATCGGCCTGATGAAGCTCGACTACCGCAGGCTGAACGACCCCCGTCTCGTCGCGATGGGGCTCTCCCTCCTCGCGGCGGCTCTCGTGGCCGCGCTCCTGAGCGCGCCGATCAACGGCACGCGGCGCTGGATCAGCCTCGGCGTGATGACCGTCCAGCCCTCCGAGTTCGCCAAGATCGGTCTCGTCGTCGCCCTCGCGGCGCTGCTCTCGCGCCGGGAAGGCGAGCTCGACGACGTGAAGCGGACGCTCCTGCCGGTGGCGGGCCTGCTGGCCGTCCTCGGCGGGCTCGTCCTCCTCCAGCCCGATTTCGGGACGGCGCTCTCCTACTTCGCCATCGCCGCCGCGATGCTCTTCTACGCGGGCCTGCGGCTCGGGTGGTTCGCGGCCGGGGCCCTCCTCGCGCTTCCCGCCCTCGTCGCCTACGCCTGGTCGGCGCCCTACCGCCGGGCCCGGATCCTCTCCTTCCTCCACCCCGAATCGGACCCGCAGGGGAGCGGCTACCAGGCGCTGCAGTCGCTGATCGCCGTGGGCACCGGGGGCGTCACGGGCCTCGGCCTCGGTGACGGCAAGCAGAAGCTCTTCTTCCTCCCCTACCCCTACACCGACTTCATCTACGCGATCGTGGGCGAGGAGCTCGGCCTCATCGGCTGCGTCATCGTCCTGGGGCTCTTCGGGCTCCTCTTCGCCCGCGGCATGCGCGCCGCGGTGAACGCTCCCGACGCGTTCGGCCGGCTCCTCGGCGTCGGCCTCGCGGTGATGATCGTCGTGCAGGCCCTCGTCAACATCTCCGTCGTCCTCGCCCTCCTGCCCACCAAGGGAATCCCGCTGCCGTTCCTCTCCTACGGCGGCTCCGCCCTCTGGGCGGACCTCATCGCGGTCGGGATCCTCCTCAACGTCTCGCAGCACGCGCCGTGA
- the murD gene encoding UDP-N-acetylmuramoyl-L-alanine--D-glutamate ligase, producing MSLSLGPDLPEVSRAAVFGLAKSGLATVRALLSRGVSVVATDAAPAEKLGALPADERLELVLGGHPPSLLSGVDLCVVSPGVPTSLPALDVARASGIPVIAEVELASRLVPGLVVGITGTNGKSTTTALAAALLRDAGREAVACGNFGTPWIHFAADGAAPAGELPPPSRVWVVELSSFQLEGLRRFAPDVAVHLNLTPDHLDRYRSVDDYGAAKARIFENQGEAQVAVLNADDPLVQRIRTRARRLAFSRTRDLPLGAWLKDGVFLADATGKGPRVYARREDLQLPGSHNAENALAALAATIPLGVTPETAVRTFRTFRGLPHRTVLVRARGGVSFYNDSKGTNIDATLKSLEGFPDGSVFLILGGKDKGDDFRRLLPLVARKARKVLAVGAAGPAVMRALEDGAPCEESGTIARAVETAAAEGRAGDVVLLSPACASYDQFRNYEHRGEAFEALVRALPEAGG from the coding sequence ATGAGCCTCTCTCTCGGACCGGACCTCCCCGAGGTCTCCCGCGCGGCCGTCTTCGGTCTCGCGAAGTCGGGCCTCGCCACGGTCCGGGCGCTCCTGTCGCGCGGCGTATCGGTCGTCGCGACCGACGCGGCGCCGGCGGAAAAGCTGGGCGCGCTTCCCGCGGACGAACGCCTCGAGCTCGTCCTCGGAGGGCACCCGCCGTCGCTCCTTTCGGGCGTCGACCTCTGCGTCGTCTCGCCCGGGGTTCCGACGTCGCTTCCGGCCCTCGACGTGGCGAGGGCCTCGGGCATCCCCGTGATCGCGGAAGTCGAGCTCGCCTCGCGCCTCGTCCCGGGGCTCGTCGTCGGTATCACCGGGACGAACGGGAAGTCGACGACGACGGCCCTGGCGGCGGCTCTCCTGCGCGACGCCGGCCGCGAAGCGGTCGCCTGCGGGAACTTCGGGACGCCGTGGATCCACTTCGCGGCGGACGGCGCCGCGCCCGCGGGCGAGCTGCCCCCTCCGAGCCGGGTCTGGGTCGTCGAGCTGTCGTCCTTCCAGCTCGAGGGGCTCCGGCGGTTCGCGCCCGACGTCGCGGTCCACCTGAACCTGACGCCCGACCACCTCGACCGTTACCGCTCCGTCGACGACTACGGCGCCGCCAAGGCCCGGATCTTCGAGAACCAGGGCGAGGCGCAGGTCGCCGTCCTCAACGCCGACGACCCGCTCGTGCAGCGGATCCGGACGCGGGCCCGAAGGCTCGCCTTCAGCCGGACGCGCGACCTCCCGCTCGGCGCGTGGCTGAAGGACGGCGTCTTCCTCGCCGACGCCACGGGAAAGGGCCCGCGCGTCTACGCCCGGCGCGAGGACCTGCAGCTCCCCGGCTCGCACAACGCCGAGAACGCCCTCGCCGCGCTCGCCGCGACGATTCCCCTCGGGGTCACGCCCGAGACGGCCGTCCGGACGTTCCGCACGTTCCGGGGCCTTCCGCACCGGACGGTCCTCGTGAGGGCGCGTGGCGGCGTCTCCTTCTACAACGACTCGAAGGGGACGAACATCGACGCGACGCTGAAAAGCCTCGAGGGGTTCCCCGACGGGAGCGTCTTCCTGATCCTCGGCGGGAAAGACAAGGGGGACGACTTCCGCCGTCTCCTCCCGCTCGTCGCCAGGAAAGCGCGCAAGGTCCTCGCCGTCGGTGCCGCAGGGCCCGCGGTGATGCGCGCCCTCGAGGACGGGGCGCCGTGCGAGGAGAGCGGGACGATCGCGCGCGCGGTCGAGACGGCCGCCGCCGAGGGCCGGGCGGGAGACGTCGTCCTCCTCTCTCCCGCCTGCGCCTCCTACGACCAGTTCCGCAACTACGAGCACCGCGGCGAGGCCTTCGAGGCCCTCGTCCGCGCCCTTCCCGAGGCGGGAGGCTGA
- a CDS encoding UDP-N-acetylmuramoyl-L-alanyl-D-glutamate--2,6-diaminopimelate ligase translates to MKLSSLAEGLACRQVGPPGNPEVRGITHDSRRAGAGILFAALPGKQLDGRTFVAEAVLSGAPAALGPAPAPHEIEVPYLEVENPRLAAGLLAARLAGEPSKRLVMAGVTGTSGKTTTTLLVDEVLGAAHPKRGLFGTLVYRWGEGTAGTLDASRTTPEATELQPMLAALAEGGGTAATLECSSHALWLERLAGCAFDVAVFLNLTRDHLDDHGTMEAYFEEKAKLFGLLKPGGWAVVNADDAWGRKLLDRLPKERTLAFSLSPATGADVTGEVRPSAEGISLRVVRRATGDVVEIASPLLGAPNAENLLAAASAALALGLPAAQIGARLGAVSVVPGRLERVPNGVGLLVLVDYAHKPAALEGVLRTTRALATARGGALHVVFGCGGDRDRGKRPEMGRIAAELADRVVVTSDNPRSEEPSAIADEVAAGARAAGREPVVVLDRREAIVRALETARPGDVVVLAGKGHETYQVTAGRKEPFDDRLVAREALAGLERARGEAKE, encoded by the coding sequence GTGAAGCTGTCCTCGCTCGCCGAGGGGCTTGCCTGCCGGCAGGTGGGGCCGCCGGGCAATCCGGAAGTGCGCGGCATCACGCACGATTCGCGCCGCGCCGGGGCCGGGATCCTCTTCGCGGCCCTTCCGGGCAAGCAGCTCGACGGGCGGACCTTCGTGGCGGAGGCCGTTCTGTCCGGTGCCCCGGCGGCGCTCGGCCCCGCTCCCGCCCCGCACGAAATCGAGGTGCCGTACCTCGAGGTCGAGAACCCCCGGCTCGCCGCGGGACTCCTCGCCGCGCGCCTCGCGGGGGAGCCGAGCAAGAGGCTCGTGATGGCGGGGGTGACGGGGACGAGCGGCAAGACGACCACGACGCTCCTCGTCGACGAGGTCCTCGGAGCCGCGCACCCGAAGCGCGGCCTCTTCGGGACCCTCGTCTACCGCTGGGGAGAGGGGACGGCCGGAACGCTCGACGCGTCGCGGACGACGCCCGAGGCGACGGAGCTCCAGCCGATGCTCGCGGCCCTCGCGGAGGGCGGCGGGACGGCGGCGACGCTCGAGTGCTCCTCGCACGCGCTCTGGCTCGAGAGGCTCGCCGGCTGCGCCTTCGACGTGGCGGTCTTCCTGAACCTGACGCGCGACCACCTCGACGATCACGGGACGATGGAGGCCTACTTCGAGGAGAAGGCGAAGCTGTTCGGGCTCCTCAAGCCCGGCGGGTGGGCGGTCGTGAACGCCGACGACGCCTGGGGCCGCAAGCTCCTCGACCGGCTCCCGAAAGAGCGGACGCTCGCGTTCTCGCTCTCGCCCGCCACCGGCGCGGACGTCACCGGCGAGGTGCGGCCCTCCGCCGAGGGAATCTCGCTCAGGGTCGTCCGTCGCGCCACGGGAGACGTCGTCGAGATCGCCTCGCCCCTCCTCGGCGCCCCGAACGCGGAGAACCTGCTCGCGGCCGCCTCGGCGGCGCTCGCTCTCGGGCTCCCCGCCGCCCAGATCGGCGCGCGGCTCGGCGCCGTCTCGGTGGTCCCCGGCCGGCTGGAACGGGTTCCGAACGGCGTCGGTCTTCTCGTCCTCGTGGACTACGCCCACAAGCCGGCCGCGCTCGAAGGCGTCCTGAGAACGACCCGCGCGCTCGCCACCGCGCGCGGCGGGGCGCTCCACGTCGTCTTCGGCTGCGGCGGCGACCGCGATCGCGGCAAGCGCCCCGAGATGGGGCGGATCGCCGCGGAGCTGGCCGACCGCGTCGTCGTCACGTCCGACAACCCCCGATCGGAAGAGCCGTCGGCGATCGCCGACGAGGTCGCCGCGGGGGCCCGGGCGGCCGGCCGCGAACCGGTCGTCGTCCTCGACCGGCGCGAGGCGATCGTCCGGGCGCTCGAGACGGCCAGGCCGGGCGACGTCGTCGTCCTGGCCGGGAAAGGACACGAGACGTACCAGGTCACGGCCGGGCGGAAGGAGCCCTTCGACGACCGGCTCGTCGCCCGCGAAGCGCTCGCCGGGCTGGAACGTGCGCGGGGAGAGGCGAAGGAATGA
- a CDS encoding transpeptidase family protein, producing MRHDEFVKRAKRQQVRTVELAPRRGAIVDREGRPLAVTTAVESVFAIPSDIDDPGAVARVLAPIVGQSVGELRHKLSDRERDFVWVARRVSAQTALGVRRRSLPGVRLLKESARRYPEGSLAASVVGYVGTDSQGLGGLEHRWDGEVRGRPARVTVLRDGGQRSYAVQRGTPGGAGRRSTDEVEGASLRLTLHAGLQHVAERELAKARQETNARAASAVVLDPQTGEILAMASVPTFDPNAWSDASAEARRCRPIADAYEPGSTFKVITAAAAIEAGTIGPDDIIDCGGGSLTIGRKTIREHGRAAWGALPLVDVLAHSSNVGAAHIGLGLGKAGFHRAVRAFGFGSRTGVDLEGENGGLLRDPASWSALSLPTISFGQEIGVNALQLARAFAALANGGVLPTPYLVAEITRPGAAPELRRPPAGTRVVSEKTAAAMRRLLVKVVEEGTGRKAAVPGFTVAGKTGTAQKAIPGAGYSHDRYVASFYGFLPADRPRVVIGVLVDEPRGRTYGGDVAAPVFAVIAAEAMRVLGEPGLPAEDRVTPSILTADLTRGAAPSTGALPPGLVPAALRPPVAPEDLDRLAAGERYVPDLAGRAAREAVQELSQRGFTVKLAGHGFVVAQEPPAGTPLPRGSAVRLTLSFEPPVTDVSLGPLPLALPAEAPEP from the coding sequence GTGAGGCACGACGAGTTCGTGAAGAGGGCGAAGAGGCAGCAGGTACGGACGGTGGAGCTGGCGCCGAGGCGCGGGGCGATCGTCGACCGCGAAGGACGGCCCCTCGCCGTCACGACGGCAGTGGAGTCGGTCTTCGCCATTCCGTCCGACATCGACGACCCCGGCGCGGTCGCCCGGGTCCTCGCGCCGATCGTCGGGCAGTCCGTCGGCGAGCTGCGGCACAAGCTCTCCGACCGCGAGCGGGACTTCGTCTGGGTCGCGCGGCGCGTGAGCGCTCAGACCGCCCTCGGCGTCAGGCGGCGGTCCCTGCCGGGCGTGAGGCTCCTGAAGGAGTCGGCGCGCCGCTACCCCGAGGGGTCGCTCGCGGCCTCCGTCGTCGGTTACGTCGGGACCGACAGCCAGGGGCTCGGCGGGCTGGAGCACCGTTGGGACGGCGAGGTGAGAGGCCGGCCGGCGCGCGTCACGGTCCTGCGCGACGGGGGTCAGCGGTCGTACGCGGTCCAGCGCGGCACGCCGGGAGGCGCGGGCCGAAGGTCGACGGACGAGGTCGAGGGCGCCTCTCTCCGGCTGACGCTCCACGCGGGCCTGCAGCACGTCGCCGAGCGCGAGCTGGCGAAGGCGCGGCAGGAGACGAACGCCCGGGCGGCCTCCGCCGTCGTCCTCGATCCGCAGACGGGGGAGATCCTCGCGATGGCCTCGGTCCCCACGTTCGACCCGAACGCCTGGTCGGACGCGAGCGCCGAGGCGCGCCGGTGCCGCCCGATCGCCGACGCCTACGAGCCGGGCTCCACGTTCAAGGTGATCACCGCCGCGGCCGCGATCGAAGCCGGGACGATCGGTCCCGACGACATCATCGACTGCGGCGGCGGCTCGCTGACGATCGGGCGCAAGACGATCCGCGAGCACGGACGGGCCGCCTGGGGAGCCCTTCCCCTCGTCGACGTCCTGGCCCACTCCTCCAACGTCGGCGCGGCTCACATCGGCCTCGGCCTCGGCAAGGCGGGGTTCCACCGCGCGGTGCGCGCCTTCGGATTCGGGAGCAGGACGGGCGTCGATCTCGAAGGGGAGAACGGCGGCCTGCTGCGCGACCCGGCGTCCTGGAGCGCGCTCTCGCTTCCGACGATCTCCTTCGGCCAGGAGATCGGCGTCAACGCCCTGCAGCTCGCGCGGGCCTTCGCCGCCCTCGCGAACGGCGGCGTCCTCCCGACGCCCTACCTCGTCGCCGAGATCACACGGCCCGGCGCGGCGCCCGAGCTCCGAAGGCCTCCCGCCGGGACGCGGGTGGTCTCCGAGAAGACGGCCGCGGCGATGCGCCGCCTCCTCGTGAAGGTCGTCGAGGAAGGGACCGGGCGCAAGGCGGCCGTGCCCGGCTTCACCGTTGCGGGGAAGACGGGGACGGCCCAGAAGGCCATCCCGGGGGCCGGCTACTCGCACGACCGCTACGTCGCGTCGTTCTACGGCTTCCTTCCGGCCGACCGCCCCCGCGTCGTCATCGGCGTGCTCGTCGACGAGCCCCGGGGGCGGACGTACGGGGGAGACGTCGCGGCGCCGGTCTTCGCGGTGATCGCGGCCGAGGCGATGCGCGTCCTTGGAGAGCCGGGCCTTCCGGCGGAAGACCGCGTGACGCCGTCGATCCTGACGGCCGACCTCACGCGGGGGGCTGCGCCGTCCACCGGGGCGCTTCCTCCCGGGCTCGTCCCTGCGGCGCTGCGGCCGCCGGTCGCGCCCGAGGACCTCGACCGCCTCGCCGCGGGAGAGCGGTACGTCCCTGACCTCGCCGGCCGGGCCGCGCGCGAGGCCGTGCAGGAGCTTTCGCAGCGAGGTTTCACCGTCAAGCTCGCGGGACACGGATTCGTCGTCGCCCAGGAGCCGCCGGCCGGGACACCGCTTCCGCGGGGCAGCGCAGTCCGCCTCACCCTCTCGTTCGAACCGCCGGTGACCGACGTCTCCCTCGGCCCGCTCCCGCTCGCCCTCCCGGCGGAGGCGCCCGAGCCGTGA
- a CDS encoding cell division protein FtsL encodes MYTVRRPVDNVYLVREPDRRRTRELLALLLSPLPPMAVLFAAIWTNLETFRLGYQIERLQKQKETLEERQRQLEMEKARVSALSRVEDVARERLGLVTPGQDQVVFVKDGAFGVAARRPVSGSVAVPETQGPPAPVRTEEGF; translated from the coding sequence GTGTACACCGTCCGCCGCCCCGTCGATAACGTCTACCTCGTCCGCGAGCCCGACCGACGGCGGACCCGGGAGCTCCTCGCCCTCCTCCTCTCCCCGCTGCCGCCGATGGCGGTCCTGTTCGCCGCCATCTGGACGAACCTCGAGACCTTCCGGCTCGGCTACCAGATCGAGCGCCTGCAGAAGCAGAAGGAGACCCTCGAGGAGCGCCAGCGCCAGCTCGAGATGGAGAAGGCGCGGGTCTCGGCCCTCTCCCGGGTGGAGGACGTGGCTCGGGAGCGCCTCGGCCTCGTGACGCCCGGCCAGGACCAGGTCGTGTTCGTGAAGGACGGCGCGTTCGGGGTCGCGGCGCGCCGGCCCGTGTCCGGGAGCGTCGCGGTTCCCGAGACGCAGGGCCCGCCCGCCCCGGTGCGGACGGAGGAAGGCTTCTGA
- the rsmH gene encoding 16S rRNA (cytosine(1402)-N(4))-methyltransferase RsmH has product MELPVHVPVLLREVLEALRPERGGVYVDATLGLGGHAEAILAAGDGVRLVGIDRDPDALAFSRERLGRFGDRFVAVEGRHEELALHLDRLGLHEVDGVLADLGVSSMQLDRAERGFSFMKDGPLDMRMGASGPTAADLVAELPAEELAKIFFEYGEEPRSRAVARAIVQARETAPIRTTGELRTLVAKAIGGRREEGRDPATRVFQALRIATNRELVELGRFLDDAIARLSLGARLAVLSYHSLEDRIVKDSFRDRSAGCSCPPSFPVCVCSRRRVLALVTRKPVRPSPEEVFDNRRARSARMRVAERVVPGPPRSG; this is encoded by the coding sequence GTGGAGCTGCCCGTGCACGTCCCCGTCCTCCTCCGAGAGGTCCTCGAGGCGCTCCGGCCGGAACGCGGGGGCGTCTACGTCGACGCGACCCTCGGGCTCGGCGGCCACGCGGAGGCGATCCTCGCCGCGGGCGACGGGGTCCGTCTCGTCGGGATCGATCGGGATCCGGACGCCCTCGCTTTCTCGCGCGAACGCCTCGGGCGGTTCGGCGACCGTTTCGTCGCGGTGGAGGGGCGCCACGAGGAGCTCGCTCTCCACCTCGACCGGCTGGGCCTCCACGAAGTGGACGGCGTCCTGGCCGACCTCGGCGTCTCCTCGATGCAGCTCGACAGGGCCGAGCGGGGGTTCTCTTTCATGAAGGACGGACCTCTCGACATGCGAATGGGCGCATCGGGCCCGACGGCAGCCGACCTCGTGGCCGAGCTTCCCGCCGAGGAGCTCGCGAAGATCTTCTTCGAGTACGGGGAGGAGCCCCGGTCCCGGGCCGTCGCCCGGGCCATCGTGCAGGCCCGCGAGACGGCGCCGATCCGCACGACGGGCGAGCTTCGGACCCTCGTCGCGAAGGCGATCGGCGGCCGGCGGGAAGAGGGCCGCGACCCGGCCACGCGCGTCTTCCAGGCGCTGCGCATCGCCACGAACCGCGAGCTCGTCGAGCTGGGTCGGTTCCTCGACGACGCGATCGCGCGCCTTTCCCTCGGCGCGCGCCTCGCCGTCCTCTCCTACCACTCGCTCGAGGACCGAATCGTCAAGGACAGCTTCCGCGACCGCTCCGCCGGCTGCAGCTGCCCGCCGTCCTTCCCGGTCTGCGTCTGCTCGCGTCGCCGGGTCCTCGCCCTCGTCACGAGGAAGCCGGTCCGGCCGTCGCCCGAAGAGGTGTTCGACAACAGGCGCGCGAGGTCAGCGCGGATGCGCGTGGCGGAGCGGGTCGTACCGGGGCCACCGAGGTCCGGCTGA
- a CDS encoding division/cell wall cluster transcriptional repressor MraZ, translated as MERLRGSAESTVDEKGRFKVPAKFRETIESAGGGEFFVTSVTGIEILVYPLPVWAAIEEKLAALPFVHRGRTKFLERYNTFGQTVQMDGQGRLLIPALLRETSGIGSEVLVLAQPDSLKVVDKARHFAALAAAPITDEDYDDLARNL; from the coding sequence ATGGAACGTCTCCGCGGCAGTGCCGAGTCGACAGTCGACGAGAAGGGCCGGTTCAAGGTCCCTGCGAAGTTCCGCGAGACGATCGAGTCTGCGGGCGGCGGAGAGTTCTTCGTCACGTCGGTCACCGGCATCGAGATTCTCGTCTATCCGCTGCCGGTCTGGGCGGCCATCGAAGAGAAGCTCGCGGCCCTTCCGTTCGTCCACCGGGGACGGACGAAGTTCCTCGAGCGTTACAACACGTTCGGCCAGACGGTCCAGATGGACGGACAGGGGCGCCTCCTGATCCCCGCCCTGCTGCGCGAGACGTCGGGTATCGGCAGCGAGGTCCTCGTCCTCGCGCAGCCCGACTCGCTCAAGGTCGTCGACAAGGCGCGGCACTTCGCCGCCCTCGCAGCCGCGCCGATCACCGATGAGGACTACGACGATCTGGCCCGCAATCTCTGA
- a CDS encoding ribonuclease D, with translation MSSSNDKTYAEQTPVLVADADSLARLVEDLSAHPDDDVALDTEADSFHHYFEKVCLLQLARSGRAWLVDPLAGLDLGPLLGLLSARRLLLHGADYDLRLLSRGYGFSPREIFDTMLAAQLLGQKEIGLAALLSGRLGVTLDKTSQRADWSRRPLTPTLLTYAAADVLHLHALVALLEADLSARGRLEWHAEECARLLSQDLSPAPEDPETDWRIKGSNALSAKERAFLRELWSAREERARALDLPPFRVLHNETLLSLARKAAAGEQDVATLFPRPVPAGFAGRLREALETASALPPTAWPPARRGEVVRPEPELEKAVYALKGRRDAVAARLGLDPGVLASRATLVDIARAELAARASLGPRRPRRHHAPLALEGRAPGRGQVLIFYYSYSL, from the coding sequence GTGTCCTCCAGCAACGACAAGACTTACGCTGAACAAACGCCCGTCCTCGTCGCAGACGCCGACTCCCTCGCGCGGCTCGTCGAGGATCTCTCCGCGCACCCCGACGACGACGTCGCGCTCGACACCGAAGCCGACTCCTTCCACCACTACTTCGAGAAAGTCTGCCTGCTGCAGCTCGCGCGCTCCGGGAGGGCGTGGCTCGTCGATCCGCTCGCCGGCCTCGACCTCGGGCCGCTCCTCGGCCTCCTGTCCGCCCGACGCCTCCTGCTGCACGGGGCCGACTACGACCTGAGGCTCCTCTCGCGCGGGTACGGCTTCTCCCCGCGGGAGATCTTCGACACGATGCTCGCCGCGCAGCTCCTCGGGCAGAAGGAGATCGGCCTGGCCGCGCTCCTCTCCGGGCGCCTCGGCGTGACGCTCGACAAGACGAGCCAGCGCGCCGACTGGAGCCGCCGGCCCCTCACGCCGACGCTCCTGACCTACGCCGCGGCCGACGTCCTCCACCTCCACGCGCTCGTGGCGCTCCTCGAGGCCGACCTCTCGGCGCGGGGCCGCCTCGAATGGCACGCCGAAGAGTGCGCACGACTCCTCTCGCAGGACCTCTCGCCCGCCCCGGAGGACCCCGAGACCGACTGGCGCATCAAGGGATCGAACGCGCTCTCCGCGAAGGAGCGCGCCTTCCTCAGGGAGCTCTGGAGTGCCCGCGAGGAACGCGCCCGCGCTCTCGACCTTCCTCCGTTCCGTGTTCTCCACAACGAGACGCTGCTCTCCCTCGCGCGCAAGGCCGCAGCGGGAGAGCAGGACGTCGCGACGCTCTTCCCCCGCCCGGTGCCCGCGGGCTTCGCGGGCCGGCTTCGGGAGGCGCTCGAGACGGCCAGCGCTCTTCCGCCGACGGCCTGGCCTCCCGCGCGGCGCGGCGAGGTCGTCCGTCCGGAACCGGAGCTCGAGAAGGCCGTCTACGCCCTGAAGGGCCGCCGGGACGCCGTCGCCGCGCGACTCGGCCTCGATCCCGGCGTCCTCGCCTCGCGGGCCACGCTCGTCGACATCGCCCGCGCCGAGCTCGCCGCGCGGGCGTCCCTCGGCCCCCGCCGACCTCGTCGCCACCACGCGCCTCTCGCGCTGGAAGGCCGAGCTCCTGGCCGGGGTCAGGTCTTGATTTTCTATTATAGCTATTCGCTATAA